A portion of the Manihot esculenta cultivar AM560-2 chromosome 2, M.esculenta_v8, whole genome shotgun sequence genome contains these proteins:
- the LOC110609130 gene encoding THO complex subunit 4D isoform X3 — translation MVILLYGHKLMYSICFHQPPRRIRSLPWQHDLLEDSIRAAGITGVEIGTKLYVSNLDYGVSNEDIRELFSEIGDLKRYAVHYDKNGRPSGSAEVVYTRRSDAFAALKKYNNVLLDGKPMKIEIVGASAEMPFSARVNVTGVDGRRKRTVVMTPGPGRVRAAAPSNRGSGAGSLSSQNRRGGLRNGRGRGQGQGQGRGRGRGRGKKQPFVKSADDLDKELENYHAEAMQT, via the exons ATGGTGATCTTGTTATATGGTCATAAGCTGATGTATTCTATTTGCTTTCATCAGCCTCCACGCAGAATCAGGAGTTTGCCTTGGCAGCATGATTTGCTTGAAGATAGCATTAGAGCTGCTGGAATAACTGGAGTAGAAATTGGTACCAAGTTATATGTTTCAAACTTGGATTATGGAGTCTCCAATGAAGATATAAGG GAACTCTTCTCAGAGATAGGGGATCTGAAAAGATATGCTGTTCATTATGACAAGAATGGTCGCCCTAGT GGTTCCGCTGAAGTAGTTTATACAAGAAGAAGTGATGCCTTTGCAGCTCTTAAGAAGTATAACAATGTACTTCTAGATGGCAAACCCATGAAGATTGAAATTGTGGGTGCCAGTGCAGAAATGCCTTTCTCGGCTAGAGTCAATGTGACTGGAGTGGATGGAAGGAGGAAGCGGACAGTTGTTATGAC GCCTGGACCAGGTCGTGTGAGAGCTGCTGCTCCAAGTAACCGTGGTTCTGG TGCTGGATCTTTGAGCAGTCAGAACCGTCGTGGGGGTTTGAGAAATGGTCGAGGCCGTGGGCAAGGTCAAGGTCAAGGTCGGGGTCGGGGTCGTGGTCGTGGGAAGAAGCAACCTTTTGTGAAGTCAGCAGATGACCTCGACAAGGAATTGGAGAACTATCATGCTGAAGCCATGCAAACATAG
- the LOC110609130 gene encoding THO complex subunit 4D isoform X1 — protein MATSVDMSLDDIIKKNRERGRGRGRPRRGRGPGGPFNGGRMVGAVRKGPLSVNSRPAQYTIAKPPRRIRSLPWQHDLLEDSIRAAGITGVEIGTKLYVSNLDYGVSNEDIRELFSEIGDLKRYAVHYDKNGRPSGSAEVVYTRRSDAFAALKKYNNVLLDGKPMKIEIVGASAEMPFSARVNVTGVDGRRKRTVVMTPGPGRVRAAAPSNRGSGAGSLSSQNRRGGLRNGRGRGQGQGQGRGRGRGRGKKQPFVKSADDLDKELENYHAEAMQT, from the exons ATGGCTACTTCTGTGGATATGTCTCTTGATGACATTATAAAGAAGAACCGAGAGAGAGGTAGAGGGCGTGGTAGGCCCCGCCGAGGCCGTGGCCCAGGTGGGCCTTTCAATGGTGGAAGAATGGTTGGAGCAGTTCGTAAAGGTCCTCTTTCAGTGAATTCTCGTCCGGCACAATACACAATTGCCAAG CCTCCACGCAGAATCAGGAGTTTGCCTTGGCAGCATGATTTGCTTGAAGATAGCATTAGAGCTGCTGGAATAACTGGAGTAGAAATTGGTACCAAGTTATATGTTTCAAACTTGGATTATGGAGTCTCCAATGAAGATATAAGG GAACTCTTCTCAGAGATAGGGGATCTGAAAAGATATGCTGTTCATTATGACAAGAATGGTCGCCCTAGT GGTTCCGCTGAAGTAGTTTATACAAGAAGAAGTGATGCCTTTGCAGCTCTTAAGAAGTATAACAATGTACTTCTAGATGGCAAACCCATGAAGATTGAAATTGTGGGTGCCAGTGCAGAAATGCCTTTCTCGGCTAGAGTCAATGTGACTGGAGTGGATGGAAGGAGGAAGCGGACAGTTGTTATGAC GCCTGGACCAGGTCGTGTGAGAGCTGCTGCTCCAAGTAACCGTGGTTCTGG TGCTGGATCTTTGAGCAGTCAGAACCGTCGTGGGGGTTTGAGAAATGGTCGAGGCCGTGGGCAAGGTCAAGGTCAAGGTCGGGGTCGGGGTCGTGGTCGTGGGAAGAAGCAACCTTTTGTGAAGTCAGCAGATGACCTCGACAAGGAATTGGAGAACTATCATGCTGAAGCCATGCAAACATAG
- the LOC110609130 gene encoding THO complex subunit 4D isoform X2: MATSVDMSLDDIIKKNRERGRGRGRPRRGRGPGGPFNGGRMVGAVRKGPLSVNSRPAQYTIAKPPRRIRSLPWQHDLLEDSIRAAGITGVEIGTKLYVSNLDYGVSNEDIRELFSEIGDLKRYAVHYDKNGRPSGSAEVVYTRRSDAFAALKKYNNVLLDGKPMKIEIVGASAEMPFSARVNVTGVDGRRKRTVVMTPGPGRVRAAAPSNRGSGQNRRGGLRNGRGRGQGQGQGRGRGRGRGKKQPFVKSADDLDKELENYHAEAMQT; the protein is encoded by the exons ATGGCTACTTCTGTGGATATGTCTCTTGATGACATTATAAAGAAGAACCGAGAGAGAGGTAGAGGGCGTGGTAGGCCCCGCCGAGGCCGTGGCCCAGGTGGGCCTTTCAATGGTGGAAGAATGGTTGGAGCAGTTCGTAAAGGTCCTCTTTCAGTGAATTCTCGTCCGGCACAATACACAATTGCCAAG CCTCCACGCAGAATCAGGAGTTTGCCTTGGCAGCATGATTTGCTTGAAGATAGCATTAGAGCTGCTGGAATAACTGGAGTAGAAATTGGTACCAAGTTATATGTTTCAAACTTGGATTATGGAGTCTCCAATGAAGATATAAGG GAACTCTTCTCAGAGATAGGGGATCTGAAAAGATATGCTGTTCATTATGACAAGAATGGTCGCCCTAGT GGTTCCGCTGAAGTAGTTTATACAAGAAGAAGTGATGCCTTTGCAGCTCTTAAGAAGTATAACAATGTACTTCTAGATGGCAAACCCATGAAGATTGAAATTGTGGGTGCCAGTGCAGAAATGCCTTTCTCGGCTAGAGTCAATGTGACTGGAGTGGATGGAAGGAGGAAGCGGACAGTTGTTATGAC GCCTGGACCAGGTCGTGTGAGAGCTGCTGCTCCAAGTAACCGTGGTTCTGG TCAGAACCGTCGTGGGGGTTTGAGAAATGGTCGAGGCCGTGGGCAAGGTCAAGGTCAAGGTCGGGGTCGGGGTCGTGGTCGTGGGAAGAAGCAACCTTTTGTGAAGTCAGCAGATGACCTCGACAAGGAATTGGAGAACTATCATGCTGAAGCCATGCAAACATAG
- the LOC110609889 gene encoding uncharacterized protein LOC110609889: MSVACGVECVVVLGCMRWAWKRCTYVGSDDSASWTSATKDEFEPVPRICSIILSVYETDTEHPQFSSPLDAKCLIKRVTYEQTLGRAPPYIIYVDHEHREIVLAIRGLNLIKESDYKLLLDNRLGMQKFDGGYVHHGLLKSAVWLLNEERETLKDLWEKNGKEYTMVFAGHSLGSGVAALLTIIAVNHGDQLGGIPRNKIRCYAVAPARCMSLNLAVKYADVIHSIVLQDDFLPRTATPLEDIFKSVFCLPCLLFLVCLRDTFIPEGRKLRDPRRLYAPGRMYHIVERKFCRCGRFPPEVRTAIPVDGRFEHIVLSCNATSDHAIIWIKRESEKALQTMMESSSETVTTPPKVQKVERLQTLEKEHQYAIERAVSLNIPHAESITETEPIEAESSHGEHEGVHASETKSKPSFARTKWDELLNKVLEKNGLDELAAKKDANAPK; the protein is encoded by the exons ATGTCAGTCGCATGTGGAGTAGAATGCGTGGTCGTTTTAGGCTGCATGCGATGGGCCTGGAAGCGCTGCACCTATGTGGGCTCCGACGATAGTGCTTCCTGGACTTCGGCCACTAAGGACGAATTCGAACCAGTTCCTCGAATCTGCAGCATAATCCTCTCTGTCTACGAGACCGACACCGAACATCCCCAGTTCTCATCGCCTCTCGATGCCAAGTGTCTAATCAAGAGAGTTACCTACGAGCAGACCCTCGGTCGTGCGCCTCCTTATATCATCTATGTCGATCATGAACACAGAGAAATCGTGCTTGCAATTCGTGGGTTAAATTTGATCAAGGAAAGCGACTACAAATTGCTGTTGGACAATCGACTGGGGATGCAAAAGTTTGATGGGGGTTATGTGCATCATGGGTTATTGAAGTCTGCAGTATGGTTGTTGAATGAAGAGCGAGAGACATTGAAGGATCTCTGGGAGAAAAATGGGAAGGAATACACTATGGTGTTTGCTGGACATTCTCTGGGGTCTGGTGTGGCTGCCTTGTTGACGATTATTGCTGTGAATCATGGAGATCAATTAGGAGGAATTCCCAGGAACAAAATCAGGTGTTATGCTGTGGCTCCAGCTCGATGTATGTCACTTAACTTGGCGGTTAAGTACGCAGATGTGATTCACTCCATTGTGCTGCAG GATGATTTCTTACCAAGAACAGCTACTCCACTGGAAGATATTTTTAAATCAGTATTctg CTTGCCTTGCTTGCTATTTTTGGTTTGCTTGAGGGATACCTTCATACCAGAAGGAAGAAAACTTAGAGATCCAAGAAGACTGTATGCACCTGGACGAATGTATCATATTGTAGAGAGAAAGTTTTGCAG ATGTGGGAGGTTTCCTCCAGAGGTCAGAACTGCCATTCCTGTAGATGGAAGATTCGAACACATCGTCTTATCATGTAATGCCACATCTGATCATGCAATTATTTGGATTAAAAGGGAGTCAGAGAAGGCCTTGCAG ACAATGATGGAAAGCAGTTCTGAAACTGTGACCACTCCTCCGAAAGTACAGAAAGTGGAGAGGTTACAGACACTTGAAAAAGAACACCAATATGCAATAGAAAGAGCTGTTAGTTTGAATATACCACATGCTGAGAGCATCACAGAGACAGAACCTATAGAGGCAGAGTCTTCCCATGGGGAGCATGAAGGCGTACATGCTTCAGAAACTAAATCAAAGCCCAGCTTTGCAAGGACAAAGTGGGATGAACTGCTTAATAAAGTGTTAGAGAAGAATGGGTTGGATGAGCTGGCTGCAAAGAAAGATGCAAATGCCCCCAAATAA